From the genome of Papaver somniferum cultivar HN1 chromosome 2, ASM357369v1, whole genome shotgun sequence, one region includes:
- the LOC113350310 gene encoding subtilisin-like protease SBT1.4: MNRHSKTATMSSLTLSIATNVLLLLLVIPTSLSLTDDEQPRTYIVHAFKSDKPLHFASHTDWYHSTLQSLPPSPHPKSIIYTYSRVINGFAARLTPSQANHLRTVSGILSVIHEKIRQLHTTRTPEFLGMSANSAGLWSSSNYGDDVIIGVLDSGIWPERRSFSDSGLGPVPARWKGICETGPDFPKKSCNRKLIGARAFYKGAEAGIGHIINETGKDSRSPRDMNGHGTHTASTAAGSPVKNAKMFKYAAGEAKGMAPRARIAVYKVCWSLGCSDSDILSGFEKALEDGVDVISFSVGPSEGNDPYDLDTTAVGAFAAMQEGVLVSASGGNSGPRPSTVSNVAPWMLTVAASTLDREFPADIILNDGTLINGASLYSGKQLPRQDVELVYAGDVGNEYCLQGKFNSTAKVTGKIVLCEAGNTQATAQGYAVKIAGGVGMIAVNVKYWGKGLILEQFLTPAIQVSFDDGVTIFKYIRLQKKPTATMKFRGTVTGGSTSAPKVAAFSSRGPNSLTAQILKPDITAPGVGILAAWTGAASPTNLDLDPRRVEFNIISGTSMSCPHISGLATLLRSAYPKWTPAAIKSALMTSSYNLDNSGKNITDLVDGLDAKPFDVGSGHVDPNRALHPGLIYDIAPNDYVAFLCSIGYNSTQLSVFIDKKVDCKSIGLSSPGDLNYPSFSVVFESGSSNKVKYTRTVKNVEKLGSAIYKPTITAPSSVKIKVSPKKLVFNDENRTLSYKITFTSLIKGKKGDVMKEPELGSIEWRDGVHVVRSPIAFTWVTTTKP, translated from the coding sequence ATGAATAGACACAGTAAAACAGCAACAATGTCTTCGTTAACACTCTCCATAGCTACTAATGTTCTGCTACTATTACTTGTTATCCCTACCTCACTTTCTCTAACTGATGATGAGCAACCACGCACCTACATCGTTCATGCCTTCAAATCTGATAAACCTTTGCATTTTGCTTCCCACACTGATTGGTATCACTCAACCCTCCAATCTCTTCCACCTTCACCTCATCCAAAGAGCATCATTTACACGTACAGTCGTGTTATTAATGGTTTCGCTGCTCGACTAACACCTTCTCAGGCTAATCATCTCCGGACCGTCTCTGGAATTTTGTCTGTCATTCATGAAAAAATTCGCCAATTGCACACTACTCGAACTCCAGAATTTCTTGGTATGTCTGCGAATTCCGCCGGTCTCTGGTCATCATCAAATTATGGTGATGATGTTATCATTGGTGTTCTTGATAGCGGAATCTGGCCAGAGCGGAGGAGTTTTAGTGACTCTGGGTTGGGTCCGGTGCCTGCTAGATGGAAAGGTATCTGTGAGACTGGTCCTGATTTCCCCAAAAAGTCTTGCAACCGAAAGTTAATTGGTGCGAGGGCTTTTTATAAAGGAGCTGAAGCTGGAATTGGTCATATAATAAATGAAACTGGTAAAGATTCGAGATCACCAAGAGACATGAATGGACATGGTACACATACTGCATCTACGGCAGCTGGATCTCCTGTCAAGAACGCCAAAATGTTTAAATATGCAGCTGGAGAAGCCAAAGGAATGGCACCGAGGGCAAGAATTGCTGTTTATAAGGTATGCTGGAGTCTGGGATGTTCCGATTCAGATATTTTATCTGGATTTGAAAAAGCTCTGGAAGATGGTGTCGATGTGATATCTTTTTCAGTCGGTCCCTCCGAAGGGAATgatccatatgatcttgatacaACCGCGGTGGGTGCTTTTGCTGCCATGCAGGAAGGAGTTTTAGTTTCTGCTTCTGGAGGAAATTCAGGCCCTCGTCCGAGTACTGTGTCGAACGTTGCCCCATGGATGTTAACTGTTGCAGCATCCACGCTTGATAGGGAATTTCCAGCGGACataattttaaatgatggtacgTTGATTAATGGCGCTTCGTTATACTCGGGGAAGCAACTTCCAAGACAAGATGTAGAATTAGTCTATGCTGGTGATGTTGGCAATGAATATTGCTTACAAGGAAAATTTAATTCTACTGCTAAAGTTACTGGTAAAATCGTTCTTTGCGAAGCTGGCAATACTCAGGCAACTGCTCAAGGGTATGCTGTGAAAATTGCAGGTGGCGTTGGAATGATTGCCGTGAATGTAAAATATTGGGGTAAAGGGCTTATCCTAGAACAATTTTTAACTCCAGCAATACAAGTGAGTTTCGACGATGGAGTTACGATATTTAAGTATATCAGATTACAGAAAAAGCCGACAGCTACTATGAAATTTCGTGGAACCGTAACCGGAGGATCGACATCTGCTCCTAAAGTGGCTGCATTTTCTAGCCGTGGTCCTAACAGTCTAACAGCCCAGATACTTAAACCGGATATCACCGCACCTGGTGTTGGTATCTTGGCCGCTTGGACAGGAGCTGcttctccaaccaacttggaccTCGATCCAAGACGAGTCGAGTTCAATATTATTTCTGGTACTTCAATGTCATGCCCTCATATAAGCGGATTGGCGACGTTGCTCCGTAGTGCTTACCCTAAATGGACACCAGCTGCAATTAAATCTGCTCTTATGACTAGTAGCTATAACTTGGACAATTCAGGTAAAAACATTACTGATCTTGTCGATGGTCTTGATGCAAAACCGTTTGATGTTGGTTCGGGACATGTTGACCCGAACCGAGCTCTTCATCCAGGTTTGATATATGACATCGCACCAAATGACTATGTTGCCTTTCTTTGTTCCATTGGGTATAATTCAACACAGTTATCGGTTTTCATCGACAAGAAAGTTGATTGCAAGTCAATTGGATTGTCTAGCCCGGGTGACTTGAACTACCCATCATTTTCTGTTGTTTTTGAATCCGGCAGTAGTAACAAAGTTAAGTACACCAGAACTGTGAAGAACGTCGAGAAGCTAGGATCCGCAATCTATAAACCTACCATTACAGCTCCATCGTCCGTGAAAATCAAAGTTTCACCGAAGAAGCTTGTTTTCAATGACGAAAACCGTACCTTATCTTATAAAATCACATTCACAAGTCTCATTAAGGGAAAAAAAGGTGATGTGATGAAGGAACCAGAATTGGGTTCCATCGAATGGCGTGACGGGGTTCACGTTGTGAGGAGTCCTATTGCATTTACGTGGGTTACTACTACTAAACCGTAG